In one bacterium genomic region, the following are encoded:
- a CDS encoding TIGR04255 family protein, which translates to MSIKLSNKPLVEAILELKWELEKIAKGVRRDPMYPFYVGKFHDLLKDDYSHIDRLAAAQLPDEITPHEVKYRFRKAKGAYPLIQAGPGVATLNFTDEYHWDAFLAAAKDFLRNLVEAYGLGGEEPKPRFSSILLRYINAVQVDPRDTDIIEYMSAKLHTKVALPDQVAASPQISGDPVGFYLSMSYPLNRPEGVGTIRLATGQSSGKPAVIWELNIQSQKEQSPREVDECELWLKNAHEVAESWFFNLIKGELENQFGGSEDA; encoded by the coding sequence ATGTCCATAAAGCTGTCAAACAAGCCTCTAGTTGAGGCGATTCTGGAGCTCAAATGGGAACTTGAAAAGATCGCGAAGGGCGTTCGTCGGGATCCAATGTACCCCTTTTACGTGGGCAAGTTCCACGATCTTCTCAAGGATGATTATTCGCATATAGACAGATTGGCTGCTGCCCAATTGCCCGATGAGATCACGCCCCATGAGGTCAAATACCGGTTTCGTAAGGCGAAGGGCGCATATCCATTGATTCAAGCCGGACCCGGAGTAGCCACGCTGAACTTCACGGACGAGTACCATTGGGATGCCTTCTTGGCCGCGGCAAAGGATTTCCTCCGGAATCTAGTTGAGGCCTATGGCCTTGGTGGAGAGGAGCCGAAGCCGAGATTCTCCAGCATTCTGTTGCGGTACATTAACGCGGTGCAGGTTGACCCAAGAGACACCGACATTATCGAATATATGTCTGCTAAGCTGCACACAAAGGTTGCTCTTCCGGATCAGGTGGCCGCTTCACCTCAAATCTCAGGCGACCCAGTTGGCTTCTACCTGAGCATGTCGTACCCATTGAACAGGCCGGAGGGTGTGGGAACCATCCGACTGGCCACCGGTCAAAGCTCGGGCAAACCGGCAGTGATTTGGGAGTTGAACATTCAATCTCAGAAGGAGCAGTCACCTCGTGAGGTTGACGAATGCGAGTTATGGCTTAAGAATGCTCATGAAGTGGCAGAAAGCTGGTTCTTCAACTTGATAAAGGGAGAACTAGAGAATCAATTTGGGGGCAGTGAAGATGCCTGA